In Novipirellula galeiformis, one DNA window encodes the following:
- a CDS encoding putative bifunctional diguanylate cyclase/phosphodiesterase yields MNLRLKILLTLIAVFITYVVTDAAIHQYVVIPRFVALERFQATRDLQRAHKSIEHEINNLHLALELPTKWNDLPDYAGQAFTRFDRLRDKRARNLALPLDLLVVLDNTGRIIQQSTYPPELVTPPETETFASEPLSFTHPLVARSLSLTPADAATGIRGLMMTDHGPMFVLARPLFHAQTEHADRVPHADGVIVMGRFFDMKAVLDTAEQADVAFRIRPLAQLMPAERDLLGSELKHYLNRLDHRSAAPVETRELNDNFLVAQSVFTDFEGTPILITHARVRRDISQEGQIAMHYAIGSLVVAAFVVLSILLLLLQKIVITPLHQLSDHANRMGPEGNFSARSEINRDDEFGDLATNIDMMVARLRQLSSSNQQLHIEISHRKSAESELQHAATHDSLTQLPNRTHLKQVLEARFENRDLRPQCCDALIFLDLDNFKIINDSLGHAAGDELLMAIGERLQSAVAAVTQQSETQVQPLVARLGGDEFVIFLGNVANEQVGTQFAEQIRRDLIGRYTVSGHEWTLGTSLGIAFSNDSATTPEELMRNADLAMYRAKFSGKQCLAVFDHAMHASVLKRLELEEAIRTVLTDGGLRLVYQPIFDVASGQIVGLESLVRWIHSTKGLINPSEFIPVAEEIGLIVPIGRWILEEACRTIHQLNASRIDGPPISISVNVSKRQLTDPDFVTILQDVLTKQRVLPSQLNLEITESMIMDSPEQVADRLSQIRKLGIRLHMDDFGTGHSSLSCLHRFPIDVLKIDRSFVSTMEVGDDYESIIHAIITLAHNLNTKVIAEGIETTRQLQQLRNLRCDFGQGYLYSKPAPIEELEHLLARNVNEPMLAPEFGFTTFDDRDAMMPVAR; encoded by the coding sequence ATGAATCTACGACTCAAAATTTTGCTGACGTTAATCGCCGTCTTCATCACGTACGTGGTCACGGATGCAGCGATTCATCAATACGTCGTGATCCCCCGGTTCGTCGCGTTAGAGAGATTCCAAGCCACTCGCGATCTGCAACGTGCTCACAAGAGCATCGAGCATGAAATCAACAACCTCCACCTCGCCCTTGAATTGCCCACCAAGTGGAACGACCTACCCGACTATGCCGGGCAAGCGTTTACGCGGTTCGATCGGCTTCGCGACAAGCGTGCGCGCAACTTAGCCCTGCCTCTCGATCTGTTGGTGGTGCTCGATAACACGGGCCGCATCATCCAGCAATCGACCTACCCTCCCGAATTGGTCACTCCCCCCGAAACCGAGACGTTTGCTTCGGAGCCTTTGTCGTTCACCCATCCGCTCGTAGCACGCTCGCTGTCGCTCACCCCGGCCGATGCGGCGACGGGCATCCGCGGTCTGATGATGACCGATCACGGCCCCATGTTCGTTCTCGCACGCCCCCTTTTCCATGCCCAAACGGAACACGCTGATCGGGTGCCCCACGCCGACGGAGTGATCGTGATGGGGCGTTTCTTTGACATGAAGGCGGTCTTGGATACCGCCGAGCAAGCCGACGTCGCCTTTCGCATCCGGCCCCTAGCACAGCTCATGCCAGCCGAACGCGATCTGTTGGGCAGCGAGTTAAAACATTATCTCAATCGCTTGGATCATCGAAGTGCCGCCCCGGTCGAAACTCGTGAATTGAACGACAACTTCCTTGTCGCGCAAAGCGTGTTCACTGATTTCGAAGGAACCCCGATCCTCATCACGCATGCTCGAGTTCGTCGCGACATCTCGCAAGAGGGCCAAATTGCGATGCACTATGCCATCGGATCGTTGGTGGTGGCGGCATTTGTCGTGTTGTCGATCCTGTTATTGCTACTTCAAAAGATTGTCATCACCCCGCTCCATCAACTCTCGGACCATGCAAACCGGATGGGCCCCGAGGGCAATTTCTCTGCACGCTCGGAAATCAATCGCGATGATGAGTTCGGAGACTTGGCAACGAATATTGACATGATGGTTGCCCGCTTAAGGCAATTATCAAGCTCGAATCAACAATTGCATATTGAGATAAGCCATCGCAAATCCGCCGAGTCGGAACTGCAACATGCCGCGACTCACGACTCACTCACCCAACTCCCCAACCGCACTCATTTGAAACAAGTGCTTGAGGCTCGCTTTGAAAATCGCGACCTCCGCCCGCAGTGTTGCGATGCATTGATTTTCTTAGATCTTGATAACTTCAAGATCATCAACGACAGTCTCGGTCACGCTGCCGGTGACGAATTGCTGATGGCGATTGGCGAGCGATTACAGTCCGCCGTGGCTGCCGTCACGCAGCAATCCGAAACACAAGTCCAGCCCTTGGTGGCGCGACTCGGCGGCGATGAATTCGTCATTTTCTTAGGCAACGTTGCCAACGAACAAGTGGGAACTCAATTCGCCGAACAAATCCGCAGGGACTTGATCGGCCGCTACACGGTCTCGGGTCATGAATGGACACTGGGAACGAGTCTCGGGATTGCCTTCTCAAACGATTCGGCAACCACTCCCGAAGAGTTAATGCGGAATGCCGATCTCGCGATGTATCGGGCCAAATTCAGTGGCAAGCAATGCTTGGCCGTGTTTGACCATGCCATGCACGCCTCGGTGCTCAAACGCCTGGAACTCGAAGAAGCCATTCGCACCGTGTTGACGGACGGAGGACTGCGACTCGTCTATCAACCCATTTTTGATGTCGCCTCGGGACAAATCGTCGGCCTCGAATCGCTCGTGCGGTGGATCCATAGCACCAAGGGACTGATCAACCCAAGCGAGTTCATTCCGGTGGCCGAAGAGATCGGATTGATCGTTCCGATTGGACGCTGGATTCTCGAAGAAGCGTGCCGAACGATCCACCAACTCAACGCGTCCCGCATCGATGGACCGCCGATTTCGATCAGCGTGAACGTTTCCAAGCGGCAACTGACGGATCCTGATTTTGTCACGATCCTGCAAGACGTCCTTACCAAACAACGAGTTTTGCCTAGTCAATTGAATCTCGAAATCACCGAATCGATGATCATGGACAGTCCCGAGCAAGTCGCCGATCGACTGAGCCAGATTCGTAAACTCGGGATCCGTTTGCACATGGATGACTTTGGCACCGGGCACTCATCGCTGAGCTGTCTGCATCGCTTCCCCATTGATGTATTGAAGATCGATCGCTCGTTTGTCTCGACCATGGAAGTGGGCGATGACTATGAATCGATCATTCACGCGATCATCACCTTAGCTCACAACTTAAACACCAAAGTCATTGCCGAAGGAATCGAAACGACACGTCAGTTGCAACAACTTAGAAATCTCCGTTGCGATTTTGGTCAAGGATATCTGTATAGCAAACCAGCACCCATTGAAGAGCTTGAGCACCTGTTGGCGAGGAATGTCAACGAACCGATGCTGGCCCCCGAGTTTGGGTTCACCACGTTCGATGACCGTGACGCGATGATGCCCGTGGCGCGATGA
- a CDS encoding SdrD B-like domain-containing protein: MTPEKLEDRQLLAADPIHVGVVYIETDYLESDQDVGSDSHGDRFILSFTGGAAGTELNELRISTDKDQDGISVGDLIFDTELGGRGKNGAHNFQIVRILTADGHTVQATAEVEDGGQELVLKLSGFRAGDRLEFTLDVDEVLRNLPDLDEFNSRLDVIASGQEFQDSILEATFNAPHYETSHADAVFLNDYGDPAKDHNLNLPPDEGSGVDSRPNRSAAAVATTGQIAKPISVAGQVWLDNNLNKVREAGERPVSGVEITLFKWDESSNRYVDTGHHTTTDGDGQYVFSRALGLSPGRYRIVETQPAGLFSVGAIPGSVDGTASGRVESIDVLADIDIPLGDTDAVRYDFAEANAASVSGYVYRDDNNDGQKGTNETGIAGVRVQLVPINTLSAQSSITVTTAADGSYSFNGLAPGTYKVIEVDQPAYLNDGLDAPGTINGRVVGRAENPGDAIHDIVLAGASDGINYNFGETPFGSITGFVYLVAPGEDCEGPHDAPGNKPLEGVRVVLQDSFGTIIAETTTAADGSYEFDELPIGNYRIVEYTPVGLLDGGAHVGRVDGSASGTSVGGGLIQEITMTANGRGVEYNFCEIAPATISGFVYHDRSDDGKRDGGEEGIPGTTVSLIDASGKTVATAVTNANGRYEFKGIVPGVYRLVETQPDDFYDGKDTAGTISGTRVGRTGDDGDSLVGIELKQGQAGVEYNFGELVGATLAGRVHVDTDGDCHYDEGEVTPSGVVIRLIDSDGNEVARTTTNTEGKYSFTNIAPGEYTVIEGVVDGYFEGTSHAGSAGGVADPPNRISKITLSSAEVAVDYDFCERPPAEISGVVYDDRNNDNSRDAGEAGIDNVLVELFNSAGEKVASTRTDANGAYRFTYLPAGSYTVREMQPTGWLQGGQQAGSNGGDDSVDDVISAIPIGWGDRLTQYNFGELMPGSISGVVYVDGNGDCVHDPDEAPIAGVKIELRDGDGRVLARTTTDANGQYNFEGLRPGEYQIFEEQPDGFFQGGQKVGSGGGVVLDQDLLGTTLMAGANIVNYDFCELPPGSISGVVYIDADGNFRRDTGESPIRGVTIELRNDEGVIVATTVTDANGRYLFEGLAPGHYQIFEQQPTGYFQGAQHIGSGGGTIISQDLTGLKLSPGHNVVDYNFGELPPGSISGVVYIDADADFQRDSNEATIAGVKVDLRDGNGNVVASTVTDANGRYQFAGLAPGDYQIFEHQPTGYYQGGQHIGSGGGNILGADLTGLKLATGRDVVDYDFGELLPGSISGYVHVDSNGNCTYDDGEKPIAGVRVELRDEDGNRIAETTTDASGLYRFGNLPPGRYHIIEIQPEGYFQGNQHIGSGGGEVIGEDHLALDLVAGANVVHYDFCELEPSTISGSVWKENDLDRVFNSGDIPLGNILIDLIDETGNRIAQTRTDGLGNYEFANLAPGVYSVYEHQPADLFDGGALPGSAGGTVTGNDRISGITLTGGTNAVDYDFPEVPPATISGYVFQDGSAIPANTPPSAEDLRNFKDGLLTDDDTLIGGVTLELRNVLGEAFTSDRALAGIYADGVIRVTTDEFGFYEFKGLRPGTYSVYQVQPDNYIDGLDTAGSSGGVAVNPADTLDESDAIRIQTLALSEATDPRDDAILFINLAAGGSSLSNNFSEIAITEPAIPQLIDKPIENILVETPIETFPERIRLVSFGDIDAIRRPVIADDEWAVSWHLSVINGGFPGGAGEDNSGTIKTVGATSMQENWSEGEHDSGRWVIINSDGELMEIANRLTMGDKDAIALTGDFDGDGKDEAVLFINGHWFVDLNGNGRWDKGDMWMKLGTELDRPVVGDWDGDGKDDIGIFGRQWHRDPQRIIKDPGLPDPDNKRRRELSAEELAKHVDDRGEDRERFLRRGNQGDLRADAVDHVFQYGEQVDTPVAGDWNGDGIDQVAVFRGGNWMLDTDGDGRWTQNDEKAQFGRLGDEPIVGDFNGDGIDEIGVIRGDVWIIDIDGDRKITENDLHIQVPRPNADSQPVVGDWDGDGRDEPGYYDEAA, from the coding sequence CTGACGCCCGAGAAGCTCGAGGATCGGCAACTTCTCGCCGCCGACCCCATTCACGTCGGCGTCGTCTATATCGAGACGGATTACTTGGAATCCGACCAAGACGTCGGCAGCGACTCGCATGGCGACCGCTTCATCCTCTCGTTCACCGGTGGTGCGGCGGGCACCGAGCTGAACGAACTCCGGATCAGCACCGACAAAGATCAAGATGGCATCTCGGTTGGCGATCTGATCTTTGATACCGAATTGGGAGGGCGTGGCAAAAACGGCGCTCATAACTTCCAAATCGTTCGCATCTTGACCGCCGACGGGCATACGGTCCAAGCGACCGCCGAAGTCGAAGATGGCGGCCAAGAATTAGTGTTGAAGTTGTCGGGATTCCGCGCGGGTGACCGTTTGGAATTCACGCTCGATGTTGATGAAGTGCTTCGTAACTTGCCGGATTTGGATGAGTTCAACAGTCGTTTGGACGTGATCGCGTCGGGACAAGAGTTCCAGGACTCGATTCTCGAAGCGACCTTTAACGCGCCGCATTACGAGACGTCGCACGCGGACGCGGTCTTTTTGAACGACTACGGCGATCCTGCGAAGGATCACAATTTGAACTTGCCGCCGGACGAAGGCAGCGGAGTCGACAGCCGTCCAAACCGCTCGGCTGCCGCTGTGGCGACGACGGGACAAATTGCCAAACCGATCTCGGTCGCGGGTCAAGTCTGGCTCGACAACAATCTGAACAAGGTGCGTGAGGCGGGGGAAAGACCGGTCTCCGGTGTTGAGATAACGCTGTTCAAATGGGATGAAAGCTCCAACCGTTACGTCGACACCGGGCATCACACTACGACCGACGGCGATGGGCAATACGTCTTCTCGCGAGCGCTCGGGCTGAGCCCCGGACGCTACCGTATCGTCGAAACCCAGCCCGCTGGTTTGTTCAGCGTTGGCGCGATCCCAGGTTCCGTCGATGGCACCGCGAGCGGACGCGTCGAATCGATCGATGTTCTCGCCGACATCGATATTCCGCTCGGTGACACCGACGCGGTTCGCTACGACTTTGCCGAAGCCAACGCGGCATCGGTGTCGGGGTATGTCTATCGCGACGATAACAACGATGGGCAAAAGGGAACCAACGAAACGGGGATCGCAGGCGTTCGCGTGCAACTCGTTCCCATCAACACCCTCTCGGCGCAATCCTCCATCACCGTGACCACAGCGGCTGATGGTTCGTATTCGTTTAATGGTTTGGCACCAGGGACCTACAAAGTCATCGAAGTCGACCAGCCCGCCTATTTGAATGACGGACTTGATGCGCCCGGAACCATCAACGGCCGCGTCGTGGGACGCGCCGAGAACCCCGGTGATGCGATCCATGACATCGTGTTGGCCGGTGCGAGCGACGGGATAAATTACAACTTTGGTGAAACCCCGTTTGGTTCGATCACGGGTTTCGTCTACTTGGTCGCGCCGGGTGAAGATTGCGAAGGCCCCCACGATGCGCCAGGAAACAAGCCGCTCGAGGGCGTTCGTGTGGTGTTACAGGATTCCTTCGGCACCATCATCGCCGAAACCACGACTGCGGCCGATGGCAGCTACGAGTTCGATGAATTGCCGATCGGAAACTACCGGATTGTGGAATACACCCCGGTTGGATTGCTCGATGGCGGTGCGCATGTGGGGCGTGTGGACGGTTCCGCCTCGGGGACTTCGGTCGGCGGCGGCTTGATCCAAGAAATCACGATGACCGCCAACGGTCGCGGTGTCGAATACAATTTCTGCGAAATTGCTCCGGCCACGATTAGCGGATTTGTGTACCACGACCGGTCCGATGATGGCAAACGGGACGGTGGCGAAGAAGGCATCCCAGGGACCACCGTTTCGTTGATTGACGCGAGTGGCAAGACGGTCGCCACCGCAGTCACCAATGCAAATGGTCGTTACGAGTTTAAGGGGATTGTTCCCGGTGTTTATCGTTTGGTTGAAACTCAACCCGATGATTTCTATGACGGTAAAGACACCGCCGGGACGATCTCGGGTACACGAGTAGGGCGAACGGGCGATGACGGCGACTCGTTGGTCGGTATCGAGCTCAAGCAAGGCCAAGCCGGGGTTGAGTACAACTTTGGCGAACTTGTTGGGGCCACGCTTGCGGGCCGCGTGCATGTCGATACGGATGGGGATTGTCATTACGATGAAGGCGAAGTGACGCCATCGGGAGTCGTGATCCGTTTGATTGATTCGGACGGAAATGAGGTCGCGCGGACCACAACCAATACTGAAGGCAAGTACTCGTTCACCAACATCGCGCCCGGCGAATACACGGTGATCGAAGGCGTTGTTGACGGTTATTTCGAAGGTACCTCGCACGCGGGATCGGCGGGCGGTGTCGCGGATCCGCCGAACCGGATCAGCAAGATTACGTTGTCGTCGGCCGAAGTCGCGGTGGACTACGATTTCTGTGAGCGTCCGCCTGCGGAAATTAGCGGCGTCGTCTATGACGACCGCAATAACGACAACAGCCGAGATGCGGGTGAAGCCGGCATCGACAACGTGCTGGTCGAATTGTTCAACAGCGCAGGCGAAAAGGTTGCCTCGACCCGCACCGATGCCAACGGGGCGTACCGATTCACGTATCTGCCGGCGGGATCCTATACGGTTCGCGAAATGCAGCCCACCGGATGGTTGCAAGGGGGACAACAAGCCGGCAGCAACGGAGGCGATGACTCAGTCGACGACGTCATTTCCGCCATCCCGATTGGCTGGGGCGATCGTTTGACCCAGTACAACTTTGGCGAACTGATGCCCGGTTCGATCAGCGGCGTGGTGTACGTGGACGGCAACGGCGATTGCGTGCACGATCCCGACGAGGCTCCCATCGCGGGCGTCAAGATCGAACTGCGAGACGGGGACGGTCGCGTCTTGGCACGCACGACCACCGACGCAAACGGTCAATACAATTTCGAAGGGTTGCGTCCCGGCGAATACCAGATCTTTGAAGAACAGCCCGACGGCTTCTTCCAAGGCGGGCAAAAGGTCGGCAGCGGCGGCGGTGTTGTGCTGGACCAAGACTTGCTCGGAACGACCTTGATGGCCGGAGCAAACATTGTCAATTATGACTTTTGTGAACTGCCACCGGGATCGATTAGCGGGGTCGTTTACATCGATGCCGATGGCAACTTCCGACGTGACACCGGCGAAAGTCCGATCCGCGGCGTGACGATCGAATTGCGAAATGACGAGGGCGTCATCGTGGCGACCACCGTCACCGATGCCAATGGTCGCTACTTGTTCGAGGGGCTTGCCCCCGGTCATTATCAAATCTTTGAACAACAACCGACGGGCTACTTCCAAGGGGCTCAGCATATCGGCAGCGGCGGCGGCACGATTATCAGCCAAGACTTGACTGGGCTGAAACTATCCCCAGGACACAACGTTGTTGATTACAACTTTGGTGAACTGCCACCCGGATCGATTAGCGGGGTCGTCTACATTGACGCGGACGCGGATTTCCAGCGGGATTCCAATGAAGCGACAATCGCAGGCGTGAAAGTCGATTTGCGAGACGGTAACGGCAACGTGGTAGCCAGCACCGTGACCGATGCAAACGGTCGCTACCAATTCGCAGGACTCGCCCCCGGTGACTATCAAATCTTTGAACATCAACCCACCGGCTACTACCAAGGCGGACAACACATCGGTAGCGGCGGTGGTAACATTCTCGGCGCCGATTTGACGGGGCTGAAACTTGCCACCGGTCGCGACGTCGTGGATTATGACTTTGGAGAATTGTTGCCTGGATCGATCAGCGGTTACGTTCATGTCGATAGCAACGGCAACTGCACCTACGATGACGGTGAAAAGCCAATCGCCGGTGTTCGCGTCGAGTTGCGTGACGAAGACGGCAACCGGATCGCTGAAACGACAACCGATGCCAGCGGGTTGTATCGGTTTGGCAATTTACCGCCGGGCCGTTACCACATCATTGAAATCCAACCAGAGGGCTATTTCCAAGGGAACCAGCACATCGGTAGCGGCGGAGGCGAAGTGATCGGCGAAGATCATTTGGCTCTCGACTTGGTCGCCGGCGCCAACGTGGTTCACTACGACTTTTGTGAACTTGAGCCCTCGACGATTTCCGGTTCAGTTTGGAAAGAGAACGACCTCGATCGCGTATTCAACTCGGGCGATATTCCACTGGGTAATATCCTGATCGATTTGATTGACGAAACCGGCAACCGGATTGCTCAAACGCGCACCGATGGTTTGGGCAACTACGAATTTGCGAACCTTGCCCCCGGTGTCTACTCGGTTTACGAGCATCAGCCCGCGGATCTGTTTGACGGCGGAGCGCTGCCGGGATCGGCTGGGGGCACCGTTACCGGCAACGATCGGATCAGCGGAATCACGCTGACCGGTGGAACGAACGCGGTGGACTACGATTTCCCCGAGGTGCCACCCGCAACGATCTCGGGCTACGTGTTCCAAGACGGTTCGGCGATTCCGGCGAACACACCACCGAGTGCCGAGGATTTGCGTAATTTCAAAGACGGTTTGTTGACTGACGACGACACGTTGATTGGGGGCGTGACGCTGGAGCTGAGAAACGTACTGGGCGAAGCCTTCACATCGGACCGGGCGCTCGCCGGCATTTATGCTGACGGCGTGATCCGTGTCACGACGGATGAATTTGGGTTCTATGAATTCAAGGGATTACGGCCCGGTACCTATAGCGTCTATCAGGTGCAGCCCGACAACTACATCGACGGTTTAGATACCGCCGGATCAAGCGGAGGCGTTGCGGTCAATCCGGCTGACACGCTCGACGAAAGTGATGCCATTCGCATCCAAACCTTGGCGCTAAGTGAAGCGACCGATCCACGCGATGACGCGATTTTGTTCATCAACCTTGCCGCAGGTGGATCGAGCCTCAGCAACAACTTTAGTGAGATCGCGATTACCGAACCCGCGATCCCTCAGTTGATTGACAAGCCCATCGAAAACATCCTCGTCGAGACGCCGATCGAAACGTTCCCGGAACGGATTCGGTTGGTCAGTTTTGGTGACATCGATGCCATTCGTCGCCCCGTAATTGCCGACGATGAATGGGCCGTTTCGTGGCACTTGAGCGTGATCAACGGTGGCTTTCCTGGGGGAGCAGGCGAAGACAACTCAGGGACGATCAAAACCGTCGGCGCGACATCGATGCAAGAGAATTGGAGTGAAGGTGAGCATGATTCCGGTCGTTGGGTGATCATCAATTCCGATGGTGAATTGATGGAGATCGCGAATCGCTTGACCATGGGTGATAAAGACGCGATCGCCCTGACGGGCGACTTTGACGGGGACGGTAAAGACGAAGCGGTCTTGTTTATCAATGGGCATTGGTTCGTGGATCTCAATGGCAACGGCCGCTGGGACAAGGGCGACATGTGGATGAAGCTCGGCACGGAACTCGACCGTCCGGTCGTAGGGGATTGGGACGGCGACGGCAAAGACGACATCGGGATCTTTGGCCGCCAATGGCATCGCGACCCGCAACGGATCATTAAGGATCCAGGACTTCCCGACCCCGATAACAAGCGACGTCGGGAATTATCGGCCGAAGAGCTTGCCAAACACGTTGATGATCGTGGCGAAGACCGCGAGCGATTCCTTCGTCGCGGTAACCAAGGCGACCTGCGTGCCGATGCAGTCGATCATGTGTTCCAATATGGAGAACAAGTGGATACGCCTGTCGCAGGCGATTGGAACGGCGATGGAATCGACCAAGTCGCAGTGTTCCGCGGTGGCAATTGGATGCTCGATACCGATGGCGATGGACGTTGGACCCAAAACGACGAAAAAGCGCAATTCGGACGCCTAGGAGACGAGCCTATTGTGGGCGACTTTAACGGCGACGGCATCGACGAAATCGGGGTCATTCGAGGCGACGTGTGGATCATCGATATCGATGGCGACCGCAAAATCACCGAAAACGATCTCCATATCCAAGTGCCGCGCCCCAACGCCGATAGCCAACCGGTCGTCGGCGACTGGGACGGTGATGGTCGTGACGAACCGGGCTACTATGACGAAGCCGCTTGA
- a CDS encoding HU family DNA-binding protein has protein sequence MAKAAPKAAPQKAPTKTQILANISESTELTKKDVAAVFDALTVEIEKALSKGGPGQFAIPGLCKIILKDVPAKPKRKGRNPADGSEIWLNPKPASKKLSIRPLKGLKEMI, from the coding sequence ATGGCTAAAGCCGCACCCAAGGCAGCCCCGCAAAAGGCTCCGACCAAGACCCAGATTTTGGCTAATATCTCTGAGTCGACCGAACTGACGAAGAAGGACGTTGCTGCCGTCTTCGATGCGTTGACCGTTGAAATCGAAAAGGCGCTCAGCAAAGGCGGCCCCGGCCAATTCGCAATCCCCGGTCTTTGCAAGATCATCCTCAAGGATGTTCCTGCGAAGCCAAAGCGTAAGGGCCGTAACCCTGCGGACGGTAGCGAAATCTGGTTGAATCCAAAACCAGCGAGCAAGAAGCTCTCGATCCGACCTTTGAAGGGTCTGAAGGAAATGATCTAA